In one Pygocentrus nattereri isolate fPygNat1 chromosome 21, fPygNat1.pri, whole genome shotgun sequence genomic region, the following are encoded:
- the grm2b gene encoding glutamate receptor, metabotropic 2b isoform X1 — protein sequence MAGIPHQNIPFLWLPLVAFLLLLPPQIQPSPRYLPALPGTKREIVMEGDLVIGGLFPVHEKGEGMQDCGKINEQRGIQRLEAMLLALDEINQDNHILPGIKLGAHILDTCSKDTYALEQSLEFVRASLTRVHQPGFICPDGSNPVPDEVPLAISGVIGGSYSDVSIQVANLLRLFQIPQISYASTSAKLSDKSRYDYFARTVPPDFYQAKAIAEILRYFNWTYVSTVASEGDYGETGIDAFQQEARVRQICIATSVKVSRSMNRINYETVIRSLQQKANAKVVILFTRSEDARELLVAAARMNVTFIWVASDGWGAQESVVHGSEKAANGAFTIELASYSIREFEDYFTKLTPELNTRNPWFREFWEHKFGCRLHEPGCASHSLRDGSFKPESKIMFVVNAVYAMAHALHNMRQAVCPNTTRVCDAMKPGNGKRFYREFILKTKFDAPFRPADTDNVVRFTSLGDSLGRYNIFHYRQEHGKYVYRKVGYWAQGLVLNTSLVPWAGGAVATSQCSDPCQPNEAKSMQPGDVCCWICIPCQPHQYLLDEFTCEDCGFGEWPLANLTGCYELPEEYIHWSDAWAVGPVTIACLGMLCTMAVAGVFLRNNDTPVVKASGRELSYILLLGVLLCYAMTFIYIAKPSAVVCALRRLGLGTSFAVCYSALLTKTNRIARIFGGARDGAQRPRFISPASQVAICGALISAQLLVALVWLLIEAPGVRKEMSPERRDVVTLKCNSLDSSMLVSLTYNCILIVLCTFYAFKTRKCPENFNEAKFIGFTMYTTCIIWLAFQPIFYVTASDYRVQTTTMCISVSLSGSVVLGCLFAPKIHIILFQPQKNVTSLRAKDNRFSTAITAPSSTYSQASSATVVPTVCNGREVVDSTTSSL from the exons ATGGCTGGGATTCCCCACCAAAATATCCCATTTCTATGGCTCCCCCTGGTGGCCTTTCTACTGCTCCTACCACCCCAGATCCAGCCCAGTCCCAGGTACCTCCCTGCCCTGCCTGGCACCAAACGTGAGATTGTGATGGAGGGTGACTTGGTGATTGGTGGCCTGTTCCCTGTGCACGAGAAGGGCGAGGGGATGCAGGACTGTGGGAAAATCAATGAGCAGCGAGGGATCCAGCGGTTAGAGGCCATGCTGCTGGCACTGGATGAGATCAACCAAGATAATCACATTTTACCAGGCATCAAGCTGGGGGCACACATCCTGGACACCTGCTCCAAGGACACGTACGCACTGGAGCAGTCGCTGGAGTTCGTGCGGGCATCGCTCACCAGAGTGCACCAGCCTGGCTTCATCTGTCCCGATGGTTCCAACCCAGTTCCGGACGAGGTGCCGCTGGCTATATCGGGAGTGATCGGAGGCTCGTACAGTGACGTTTCCATACAG GTGGCCAACCTGCTGCGGCTTTTCCAGATACCCCAGATCAGCTATGCCTCCACTAGTGCCAAGCTAAGTGACAAATCCCGTTATGACTACTTCGCCCGAACCGTGCCGCCAGACTTCTACCAGGCCAAAGCCATAGCAGAGATCCTGCGTTACTTCAACTGGACCTATGTGTCCACAGTAGCCTCTGAGGGTGACTATGGGGAGACCGGCATTGACGCCTTCCAGCAAGAGGCGAGGGTGCGGCAAATCTGCATCGCTACATCGGTCAAAGTCAGCCGTTCTATGAACCGGATTAACTACGAGACGGTGATCCGCTCGCTGCAGCAAAAGGCCAACGCCAAAGTGGTCATCCTGTTCACTCGCAGTGAAGATGCAAGGGAGTTGCTGGTGGCAGCTGCCCGAATGAACGTCACCTTCATTTGGGTGGCCAGTGATGGCTGGGGGGCGCAGGAAAGTGTGGTGCATGGGAGCGAGAAGGCAGCCAATGGGGCCTTCACCATTGAGCTAGCGTCCTACTCCATCCGCGAATTTGAGGACTACTTCACCAAACTAACTCCCGAGCTCAACACCCGGAATCCTTGGTTCAGGGAGTTCTGGGAGCACAAGTTCGGATGTCGTCTGCATGAGCCGGGCTGTGCCAGCCACAGCTTGAGGGACGGTTCGTTCAAGCCAGAGTCAAAGATCATGTTCGTCGTGAACGCAGTCTACGCCATGGCCCACGCGCTGCATAACATGCGGCAGGCAGTGTGCCCTAACACCACCCGGGTATGTGATGCCATGAAGCCAGGCAATGGCAAGAGGTTCTACCGTGAGTTCATCCTCAAGACCAAGTTCGATG CTCCATTTAGACCTGCTGACACAGACAACGTTGTGCGTTTCACCTCTCTGGGGGACAGCCTGGGCCGCTACAACATCTTCCACTACCGACAAGAGCATGGAAAGTATGTCTACAGGAAGGTGGGCTATTGGGCTCAGGGCTTAGTCCTTAACACTAGTCTGGTCCCCTGGGCTGGAGGTGCAGTTGCCACTTCCCAGTGCAGCGATCCCTGCCAACCCAATGAGGCCAAGAGTATGCAACCTGGCGACGTCTGCTGCTGGATCTGTATCCCTTGCCAGCCCCACCAGTACCTTCTGGATGAGTTCACCTGTGAGGACTGTGGCTTTGGGGAGTGGCCTTTGGCCAACCTGACTGGCTGCTATGAGCTCCCAGAAGAGTACATCCACTGGTCAGATGCATGGGCTGTAGGACCAGTGACCATTGCCTGCCTTGGGATGCTATGTACCATGGCGGTTGCTGGGGTATTCTTGCGCAACAATGACACGCCAGTGGTGAAGGCAAGTGGACGTGAGCTGTCCTACATCCTCTTGTTGGGCGTCCTCCTGTGTTACGCCATGACCTTCATCTACATTGCCAAACCATCAGCAGTCGTCTGCGCCCTTCGGCGTCTTGGCTTGGGTACCTCGTTTGCTGTCTGTTATTCTGCGCTCCTTACCAAGACCAATCGGATCGCAAGGATATTCGGTGGGGCACGGGATGGCGCCCAGCGGCCTCGTTTCATCAGCCCCGCTTCCCAAGTGGCCATCTGCGGTGCCCTGATCTCTGCTCAGCTTCTGGTGGCACTGGTGTGGCTCCTGATTGAGGCTCCGGGCGTCCGTAAGGAAATGAGTCCCGAAAGACGGGACGTTGTGACGCTGAAGTGCAACAGCCTGGACTCCAGCATGTTGGTGTCACTGACCTACAACTGCATCCTCATCGTCCTGTGCACCTTCTATGCCTTCAAGACCAGGAAGTGCCCCGAGAACTTCAACGAGGCCAAGTTCATTGGATTCACAATGTACACCACCTGTATCATCTGGTTGGCCTTCCAGCCCATCTTCTATGTTACTGCTAGTGATTATAGG GTTCAGACCACCACCATGTGTATCTCGGTCAGCCTGAGTGGATCGGTGGTGCTGGGCTGTCTCTTCGCTCCCAAAATCCACATCATTCTGTTCCAGCCACAGAAGAACGTGACCAGCCTGAGGGCGAAGGACAACCGCTTCTCCACGGCCATCACAGCCCCCAGCTCCACCTACTCACAGG CTTCCTCTGCGACCGTAGTCCCTACCGTGTGCAACGGACGAGAGGTAGTGGACTCTACAACGTCGTCATTGTGA
- the grm2b gene encoding glutamate receptor, metabotropic 2b isoform X2 — protein sequence MAGIPHQNIPFLWLPLVAFLLLLPPQIQPSPRYLPALPGTKREIVMEGDLVIGGLFPVHEKGEGMQDCGKINEQRGIQRLEAMLLALDEINQDNHILPGIKLGAHILDTCSKDTYALEQSLEFVRASLTRVHQPGFICPDGSNPVPDEVPLAISGVIGGSYSDVSIQVANLLRLFQIPQISYASTSAKLSDKSRYDYFARTVPPDFYQAKAIAEILRYFNWTYVSTVASEGDYGETGIDAFQQEARVRQICIATSVKVSRSMNRINYETVIRSLQQKANAKVVILFTRSEDARELLVAAARMNVTFIWVASDGWGAQESVVHGSEKAANGAFTIELASYSIREFEDYFTKLTPELNTRNPWFREFWEHKFGCRLHEPGCASHSLRDGSFKPESKIMFVVNAVYAMAHALHNMRQAVCPNTTRVCDAMKPGNGKRFYREFILKTKFDAPFRPADTDNVVRFTSLGDSLGRYNIFHYRQEHGKYVYRKVGYWAQGLVLNTSLVPWAGGAVATSQCSDPCQPNEAKSMQPGDVCCWICIPCQPHQYLLDEFTCEDCGFGEWPLANLTGCYELPEEYIHWSDAWAVGPVTIACLGMLCTMAVAGVFLRNNDTPVVKASGRELSYILLLGVLLCYAMTFIYIAKPSAVVCALRRLGLGTSFAVCYSALLTKTNRIARIFGGARDGAQRPRFISPASQVAICGALISAQLLVALVWLLIEAPGVRKEMSPERRDVVTLKCNSLDSSMLVSLTYNCILIVLCTFYAFKTRKCPENFNEAKFIGFTMYTTCIIWLAFQPIFYVTASDYRVQTTTMCISVSLSGSVVLGCLFAPKIHIILFQPQKNVTSLRAKDNRFSTAITAPSSTYSQGS from the exons ATGGCTGGGATTCCCCACCAAAATATCCCATTTCTATGGCTCCCCCTGGTGGCCTTTCTACTGCTCCTACCACCCCAGATCCAGCCCAGTCCCAGGTACCTCCCTGCCCTGCCTGGCACCAAACGTGAGATTGTGATGGAGGGTGACTTGGTGATTGGTGGCCTGTTCCCTGTGCACGAGAAGGGCGAGGGGATGCAGGACTGTGGGAAAATCAATGAGCAGCGAGGGATCCAGCGGTTAGAGGCCATGCTGCTGGCACTGGATGAGATCAACCAAGATAATCACATTTTACCAGGCATCAAGCTGGGGGCACACATCCTGGACACCTGCTCCAAGGACACGTACGCACTGGAGCAGTCGCTGGAGTTCGTGCGGGCATCGCTCACCAGAGTGCACCAGCCTGGCTTCATCTGTCCCGATGGTTCCAACCCAGTTCCGGACGAGGTGCCGCTGGCTATATCGGGAGTGATCGGAGGCTCGTACAGTGACGTTTCCATACAG GTGGCCAACCTGCTGCGGCTTTTCCAGATACCCCAGATCAGCTATGCCTCCACTAGTGCCAAGCTAAGTGACAAATCCCGTTATGACTACTTCGCCCGAACCGTGCCGCCAGACTTCTACCAGGCCAAAGCCATAGCAGAGATCCTGCGTTACTTCAACTGGACCTATGTGTCCACAGTAGCCTCTGAGGGTGACTATGGGGAGACCGGCATTGACGCCTTCCAGCAAGAGGCGAGGGTGCGGCAAATCTGCATCGCTACATCGGTCAAAGTCAGCCGTTCTATGAACCGGATTAACTACGAGACGGTGATCCGCTCGCTGCAGCAAAAGGCCAACGCCAAAGTGGTCATCCTGTTCACTCGCAGTGAAGATGCAAGGGAGTTGCTGGTGGCAGCTGCCCGAATGAACGTCACCTTCATTTGGGTGGCCAGTGATGGCTGGGGGGCGCAGGAAAGTGTGGTGCATGGGAGCGAGAAGGCAGCCAATGGGGCCTTCACCATTGAGCTAGCGTCCTACTCCATCCGCGAATTTGAGGACTACTTCACCAAACTAACTCCCGAGCTCAACACCCGGAATCCTTGGTTCAGGGAGTTCTGGGAGCACAAGTTCGGATGTCGTCTGCATGAGCCGGGCTGTGCCAGCCACAGCTTGAGGGACGGTTCGTTCAAGCCAGAGTCAAAGATCATGTTCGTCGTGAACGCAGTCTACGCCATGGCCCACGCGCTGCATAACATGCGGCAGGCAGTGTGCCCTAACACCACCCGGGTATGTGATGCCATGAAGCCAGGCAATGGCAAGAGGTTCTACCGTGAGTTCATCCTCAAGACCAAGTTCGATG CTCCATTTAGACCTGCTGACACAGACAACGTTGTGCGTTTCACCTCTCTGGGGGACAGCCTGGGCCGCTACAACATCTTCCACTACCGACAAGAGCATGGAAAGTATGTCTACAGGAAGGTGGGCTATTGGGCTCAGGGCTTAGTCCTTAACACTAGTCTGGTCCCCTGGGCTGGAGGTGCAGTTGCCACTTCCCAGTGCAGCGATCCCTGCCAACCCAATGAGGCCAAGAGTATGCAACCTGGCGACGTCTGCTGCTGGATCTGTATCCCTTGCCAGCCCCACCAGTACCTTCTGGATGAGTTCACCTGTGAGGACTGTGGCTTTGGGGAGTGGCCTTTGGCCAACCTGACTGGCTGCTATGAGCTCCCAGAAGAGTACATCCACTGGTCAGATGCATGGGCTGTAGGACCAGTGACCATTGCCTGCCTTGGGATGCTATGTACCATGGCGGTTGCTGGGGTATTCTTGCGCAACAATGACACGCCAGTGGTGAAGGCAAGTGGACGTGAGCTGTCCTACATCCTCTTGTTGGGCGTCCTCCTGTGTTACGCCATGACCTTCATCTACATTGCCAAACCATCAGCAGTCGTCTGCGCCCTTCGGCGTCTTGGCTTGGGTACCTCGTTTGCTGTCTGTTATTCTGCGCTCCTTACCAAGACCAATCGGATCGCAAGGATATTCGGTGGGGCACGGGATGGCGCCCAGCGGCCTCGTTTCATCAGCCCCGCTTCCCAAGTGGCCATCTGCGGTGCCCTGATCTCTGCTCAGCTTCTGGTGGCACTGGTGTGGCTCCTGATTGAGGCTCCGGGCGTCCGTAAGGAAATGAGTCCCGAAAGACGGGACGTTGTGACGCTGAAGTGCAACAGCCTGGACTCCAGCATGTTGGTGTCACTGACCTACAACTGCATCCTCATCGTCCTGTGCACCTTCTATGCCTTCAAGACCAGGAAGTGCCCCGAGAACTTCAACGAGGCCAAGTTCATTGGATTCACAATGTACACCACCTGTATCATCTGGTTGGCCTTCCAGCCCATCTTCTATGTTACTGCTAGTGATTATAGG GTTCAGACCACCACCATGTGTATCTCGGTCAGCCTGAGTGGATCGGTGGTGCTGGGCTGTCTCTTCGCTCCCAAAATCCACATCATTCTGTTCCAGCCACAGAAGAACGTGACCAGCCTGAGGGCGAAGGACAACCGCTTCTCCACGGCCATCACAGCCCCCAGCTCCACCTACTCACAGGGTAGCTAA